CCCGTCGCCATGGTGGCCAAGCCTAAGAATGGTCAGCCCCATAGCGCGGCCTTATGCGATTTCAGATGTCTCATCCGTGCCCAGAAACCCGCCCGATTGCCGTGCCCAGAAGCGCGCATAGGTGCCGCCCTTGGCCAAAAGCTGTTCATGGGTTCCTTGCTCAAGGATGCGGCCCGCGTCAAGCACGACAATCCGGTCCAGTTGGGCGATGGTCGATAGACGGTGCGCAATGGCCAGCACGGTTTTACCCTGCATCAGCGGTTGCAACGCGTCTTGCACAGCGGCTTCAACCTCTGAATCCAGCGCGGATGTCGCCTCGTCCAGCACCAGAATGGGCGCGTTTTTCAGAAAGGCGCGCGCCAGCGCAATGCGCTGGCGTTGTCCGCCCGACAGGCGCACGCCGCGTTCGCCCAGTTGCGCATCATAACCGCGGCGGCCTTCGTGGTCCTGCAAATCCTTGATGAAATCATGCGCTTCGGCCGCTTTGGCGGCGGCCTCAATCTCTGCCCGTGTGGCATCGGGGCGGCCATAGCGGATGTTTTCCAGCGCCGAACGGTTGAACATGGCCGTTTCCTGCGTGACCATGGCAATGTTGCGGCGCAGGCTTTCTTGCGTGATCTGGCGAATATCGCGCCCGTCCAGCGTGATGCGCCCGGCTTCCACATCATACAGCCGCAGCAAAAGCGCCACGAGGGTCGATTTCCCGGCACCCGACGCGCCGACGATCCCGATCTTCTCGCCCTTGGCAACCGCCAAGCTCAGCCCGTCCACCCCGCCTGCATCGCGCCCGTAAGCAAAGCCCACATCTTCGAAGGCGACGGCCCCTTCGGCGCGACCAATCTCGACCGCGCCCTTGGCATCGGTCAGGTCTGGGCATGGGGTTAGGGTGCGCATCCCGTCCTCTATTTCGCCAATGTTCGAATAGATCGCCATCAGCACGAAACTGACCCAGCCTGTCATCTGCGCAATGCGAATGGCCACGGCGCCTGCGGCGGCAATATCGCCGGTGCTGGCCATGCCCGCCGACCACAGCCACAATGTGCCGCCAATCAGCAGCACCGGCAAAATGCCCGCGACCAGCATCAGGCCAAAACGGAACCACACCTGCACTTCGCCAAATTCGACAGAGCGGTCACGGAACACGCTCATGGCGTTCAGCGCCGCGCGGTCCTCGAAATCGGCATGGGCAAACAGCTTGACCGTCTTGATGTTGCTGATCGTGTCCACCACCTGCCCGCTAACCTTGGCACGGGCACCCGCGCGCTTGCCAGAGCGTTCGCGCACTTGCGGCAGAAAATACCGGATCAACCACAGATACCCCACCAGCCAAACCGCCAGCACCAGTGCCATGCGCGGGTCGATGGTAAACAACAGCACGACCGACCCGATGATAGAAGACAGCGCGAAAGCCATGGTATTGATGGTTTCATTGGCCACATCGGTCAGCGCGCGGGCGGTCTGCACCTGCTTTTGCGCAATGCGACCGGCGAAATCATTGTCGAAGAATGTCACGGGCTGGCCCAGCGTCCAGCGGTTCAGCCGCGATTGCACCAGAACAAAGATATTGGGCTGCACCACGATGCTATTGGCCGCCGAGGATATGCCAAAGGCCAGCGGGCGCACCACCATGAAAAACACCACGAATCCGGTGATCAACCAGCCATGCGCAGCGATGAAACCCTGCGCGCCGGTGCCTACCGCCGCGTCAATGATCTGGCCCAAAAGCAGCGCCGAGATCACTTCGGTCGTGCCCACAATGGCGGAAATGACCGTGGCCAGTGCCAAGACCGGCCAAGACCCTTTGACCGACCACAGCATGAAGCGCAAAAGGCTTTGCGGCGGCGGCCCATCGGCATGGGCAAAGCCGTCGATCAACCCCGCCAGCCGAAAGGCAAGGGTCGGTTTTTGGGTGGGGTCTGTCTTTTGCAACATGGCCTATCCTTTGGGACAGGACATAGGGCGTTTGTCGCGCCCGCGCCAGTCAGCCCAGCAGATCGTCGCGCGTGGCGCGGAAATCCGACGTGATCCAGCGCGCTTCCAAGGCCTTCAGTCTTTGTCCCAAGGCTGCGCCGTCCAGCCCCGGCAGGTCTGCTGCGCGGATCGGGAAGCGCGCGGATGCGCCGCGCGCGATCTCTGCCTGCCAATCGGGGGGCAGGGGGCTTTCAAAGGTTGCAGCACGCGCCAGCACGGCATCCGTGCCCAGTTCCGCGCCCAAGCGGTAGCCCAGAAGGGCCGGTGCGGTCATGTCGCCCAACGCGCCGCGCAGGCAGGTCAGGTCACGCGCTTCAGCCTTGGTCAGGCGCAGCGCGCTGGTCTCTCCGCCCAGCACGGCCAGACGCCGCAGCCAGCGCGGCGGCACGCCCGCGTCCAAATGCACCAACGGGGCCAAGCCGCGCGGGTCTGCCCCTGGCAGCACGCGCACCAACACACTGGCATGATGCATTGCCGCGACCGAAGGGCTGGGGTCGTGCGCAGACAGCAATTTGCGCAACTCGCCCGTGACCCGTTCGGCGGATAGCCGCGCCAGCCCCTCGGCCCCATCGGCGCAGGCCGCCAGCCCGTCCGGGTCCAGCCCGTGATCGGGGTCGCCATATTGCGCGTGAAAGCGAAAGAACCGCAGGATGCGCAGGTAATCCTCGGCAATGCGCTGGGCCGGGTCGCCCACGAAGCGCAGCCGCCGCGCGCGCAGGTCGTCCATACCGCCCAGCGGGTCCAGCACATGCCCCGCCGCATCGGCATAAAGCGAGTTCATCGTGAAATCGCGGCGCGCCGCGTCGTCCTCCATCCGGTCGGAAAAGGCCACCTCGGCATGCCGCCCATCGGTTGCCACGTCGCGGCGGAAGGTTGTGACCTCGAATCCTTCGCCGTCCACCACCAGCGTGACCGTGCCATGCGCCAGCCCCGTGGGCACGGCGCGCAGGTTTGCTGCTTCGGCCAAGGCGATGACCTGTTGGGGCCGCGCCGATGTGGCGATGTCCACATCCGTCACGACCTCGCCCAGTGCGGCATTGCGCACGCAGCCGCCCACCGCATAGGCCGCATGGCCCGCGCCGGTCAGCAAGCCCAGCACTTTTTGCGTGCGGTCGTTTTCCAGCCAGTCGCCGCTTACGCGCATCGTGCCATCCGTTCTGCCAAGCCCCGCAGAATACGCGCGCTGGCCCCCCATATATAATATGGCCCCCATGGCACGGCATAGAAATGCCGCCATTGCCCGCGCCAGATGCGCCGTTCGATCACATAACAGGCCGGGTCGATGACATGCGCCAAGGGCGTGCGGAACACCTCTGCCACCTCGCCCGGTTCGGGGCGCGGGGTAAAGGCCCCGTCCAGCCGCGCCACGAAAGGCGTGACCAGAAAACCGGTGACGGTTTCATGCGTGGGCAGCGTGCCAAGGATGCGCACCTGTCCTGCATCTAGCCCGATTTCTTCGCGCGCCTCGCGCAGCGCGGTGGTGGCCAGATCGGGGTCGGTCGCGTCTTGCCGCCCGCCGGGAAAGGCGATCTGGCCGGGATGGTGGCGCAGATGCGAGGCGCGCTTGGTCAAGATAACGCCGCCCGCATCATCTACCGCGATCAGCACGGCAGCGGGGCGCAGCTTGCGCGCTGGTCCCTGCCTGAGCGCCGGGTTCAGGTCGAAATCGCTCGACGCATTCGCAGGCAGGGCCAGCGCCGCGCGCAGGCGATCATCCATCCTTGCCCTCGAAGCCCAGCGTTGCCGGGTCCATGACATAATGCGCGCCGCAGAACTGGCAGTCGGCGGTGACTTTGCCGTCCTCGGTGGTCATGGTGGCAATGTCCTTGGCCGAATAGATGGACAGCGTGCTGCGGACCTTATCCTCGGAACAGGAGCAGCCGAAATGCACCGGTTGCGGGTCGTAGACGCGGGGCGCTTCCTCGTGGAATAGGCGGGCCAGCAATTCGGGCGGGCCGACATGCGGGCCGATCAATTCCAGCTCTTCAACCGTGTCCAACAGCATGTTGGCGCGGGTCCAATTCTCTGCCTGCTCGGCTGTGTCGCGCTTGGGCGCTTCCGAATTGCCGGGCATGTGCTGCAACATCACGCCCCCTGCGCGCCAAGCTTGCGCCTGACCGGGCAGGGTGGCGCGCCCAAAGGACAGCGCAAAGCGGGTGGGCAACTGTTCGGATTGCGCGAAATAGGTTTCTGCGCAGGCGCTTAGCGATTGCCCGGCCAAAGGTGTAATGCCCTGATACGGCGTCATATCCGGCCCTTGGTCAATCAGTATAGCGAAATACCCCTGACCGATCTGGGTATAGGGATTGGTGTTTTCCGCCAGCCGGTCACCGTCGAAGCTGGCATAAGCGCGAATGCGCGCGGGCGCGCCCTCTTCTTCGGGGGCGTAATAATCGGTTGCGATCAGCCGCAGCGGGCCGTCGCCGCGAATCTGCAAGGACAGTTTCCAGCGCAGTTTGATGGTCTGGCCGATCATCGCGGTCAGCAACGTGGCCTCGGCCACCAAGGCTTCGACAAGCGGCGGATAATTGTGTTTTTCCAACACCTTTTCCAGCGCGCCATCCAGCCGCGCCACGCGGCCGCGAATGTCGCTATTGTCCAGTTGGAACGGCAGAACCGTGTCGTCCCAGGCGATTTGTTCGCCAATGCTCATGATGTATTTCCTTGCTGGTGCTGCGCGCGGCGCGCGCCTAGGCTTGCCCCCACATATAGGAATCACGACCGGAGGGCCAAGGATGATCCGCAGATTCGGAGAGGCGCGCGTGGATGGGCAACGCTACACCCGCCGCCACGGGGCCTATGCTATTGTCCTAAGCGGGGATTCGGTGCTGCTGACGCATCAGGCTTGGCCGGATGACGAATGGCAACTGCCGGGCGGCGGAATTGACGCGGGCGAAAGCGCGCTGCAAGCCCTGCGCCGCGAGGTGCTGGAGGAAACCGGCTGGCGCGTGCGCCCCGTGCGGCGGCTGGGTGCGTTCCGGCGGTTTTGCTACATGCCGGACTATGCGCTGTGGGCCGAAAAACTGTGCACGATTTACATAGCACAGCCCGTGCGGCCCGTCGCGCTGCCGTCAGAGCCGGGCCATTCCGCGCATTGGTGCCCGGTGGCCAAGGCCGTGACCTTGCTTGGCAATGATGGCGACCGCGCCTTTTTGGCGGCCCTGCTGTAATGATTCGACCCGCCATCTTGGCCGATGCCCAGACGATCCGCGCCTGCTCTCGCGCGGCTTTCGCGCGCTATGTTGGGCGGATGGGGCGCGAACCAGCGCCCATGCAGACCGATCCGGCAGCGGCGATCGTGGCTGCCGAGGCCTATGTCGCCACCGGCCCCGATGGGCGCATTCTTGGCCACGTCATCTGCCGCCATGCCGGGGGTGACATGGTGCTCGACACGCTGGCGGTCTGGCCCGACGACGCGGGGCGCGGCGTGGGCAAACGCCTTGTTGCGCATGTAGAGGCACTGGCTCGGCAACAGGGGCTGGACGCTGTAACGCTTTACACCAATGCGGCGATGACGGAAAATCTGCCTTTCTACGAAAGCCTTGGCTACACGCGCATTGCTCGCCAGATGCAGGACGGATTCGACCGGGTTTTCTTTCGCAAATCCTTGAGCGCGGGGTAAGCTAGCTGTCTGCCGGCTGCTCAGGGTAATAGCTGTGCGCGTTGGGGCAGACGGTTTTATAGGCGCTGAACTCCAGCAAGGCGCCGGAAACGTCATCGCTGAATTCATCGCGCCCGGACCACAGCGCCAGTTCCCATTTCAGGGCGTCCAGCAGGGACAGCCCGCGCTGGTCGGCCAGTTTGGTGAACAGCTCGCGCAGGCCATTTTCGCCGAATTCGTTGTCATCTTGATCCGCGCATTCGGTAATCCCGTCAGAATACAAGAACAGCCGATCGCCGGGCCGCAATTCTGCTTCGAAACTGGTATAGGTCGCGCCGTCGATCAGGCCGATGGGAAGCCCACCCTCGCCAATAAATTCGATCGTGCCGTCCTGCCGCTGAATGACCGGGTGCGGATGGCCCGCCTGCACTATAACCAGCCGCCCGGTGGTCAGGTCCAGATCGGCATAGGCCACGGTCAGATAGGCTTCGGTGTCGATTTCTTGCAACATCAGGCTGTTCATGCGCGCAGCGACATCATGCGGGGCGACCGCTTCCATTTGGCCGGTCGTGAAATTGCGGGTCAGCGCGATATTCTGTGACTGCGCACCGCCGAACATGCCGCCAATCCGCGCGCCCAGCAGGGCAGCGGCCACGCCATGGCCCGACACATCCAGCGAATAGATGCCGATTCGCTGCGCATTGATCGGGAATGTGCCGACCATATCGCCGCCCACATGGCCGGATGAATGCAACATCAGCGACAATTGGCTGCCCCCGAAGTCGTGGAACCGGTCGCGGATCATAGATTGTTGCAGCTTGCGCGCTTCCATCAGGTCGCGATCCACCGCATCGTACAAGGCCTGAAGTTTGCGCAGCGCGGCCTGCAATTCTTCATTGCGGGCTTTGACCTGCCGTTCCATTGCCAGCAAACGTTCGCCTGCAAAGATCCGCGCGCGCAATTCCGATGTGCCAACGGGTTTCGACAAAAAGTCATCCGCGCCAACGTTCAACCCTTCGGCGACCGCGTTCTTTTCGTTATTGGAGGTCAGCAGAATGAAATAGGAATAACTTTCGTGATCGAGCGCACGAAAGGCGCGGCAAAAATCCAGCCCGTTCATGCCCGGCATCATCCAGTCGGACAGAATCAGATCGAAGCGGTTGGTCTGGCAGAGTTGTAGCGCCGTGTCGCCTGACGCGGCCTGTGTGACCTGATACCCCCAGCGTTCAAGGTTCTTGGCCAATACAAGCCGTTGGGCCGCACTATCATCAACCACCAGCGCCTGTTTTGCGCCGATCGTCGCGGTCGCGAAGGTATCTTGTGGTGTCACACTGGTATCCACGCCAATCATCCATAGGTTCAGAGCCGCACAGGGGTCGAGCGGCACCAGTATTGCAGCGACGAATTAACACCCGATGAAAACGCGCCGCCCTGTCCAACAAACGGTCGCGTCCTTACGAATCCTTAGGGGCTTTGTCGCAGTCTTGCAGGTGCATGATGAATTGGGGGTCAGACGTGATAGATTGGTCAAGAGTATCCGAATTGCACGAAGAAGTTGGTGACGACGCCTTGGGCGAAGTGCTGGAGCTGTTCAGCTCTGAAGTGGCCGAGGGGCTGGCGCGGTTGGCGCAGGCCAACAGCGCGACGGCCATTGCAGCAGAATTTCATTTCCTGAAGGGTGCGGCGCTTAACCTTGGGCTGGACGAGGTCGCCCAAATCTGCGCCAAGGGCGAGGAAAACGCCCGCAACGGTGTGATGACCGAAGCACAACGGCTTGCCGTCACGGAACAATTCCCGGCCTCTTGCCAAGAATTGTCTAGCCAATGGCGCGACCGGATTGGCGCGAATTAGGTGCCGTTTCAGATCACGAAATTGGCCATGATCTCGTCTTCGGTTATATCGGAATAGGCAAAGCCTGCATCGTCCAGCCGCGAAAACAGCCCGCTGAAATTGTCGGGGTTCGTGGTTTCGATCCCCAGCAAAACCGTGCCGAAATTGCGTGCGGTTTTCTTCAGGTATTCAAACCGGGCAATGTCGTCTTCCGGCCCCAGAATGCCCAGAAAATCGCGCAGCGCGCCGGGGCGTTGGGGCAGGCGCAACAGCAGGTATTTCTTGGTGCCGGCGAATCGCATGGCGCGTTCCTTCACCTCTGGCAGGCGCTCAAAGTCGAAATTCCCGCCAGAGACGACGCATACCACCGTCTTGCCCGCGATCTGCTCGCGCAGGCTGTCCAGCACATCCAGCGACAGCGCGCCCGCCGGTTCCAGCACAAGCCCTTCCACGTTCAGCAGGTCCAACATGGTAATGCAGATGCGGTTTTCGGGCGCGATCAGCACATGGTCGGGCGCGACATGGCGCAGCCGCGCGAAGGTGCGCGCGCCGATCCGCGCCACAGAGGCACCATCGACGAAACTGTCGATGCGCGGCAAGGTCACGGGTTCGCCCGCGCGCAAAGCCGCCTGCAAAGATGCGCCGCCCGCGGGTTCGACATAGCGCAGCGCGCAGCCGGGCGCGGTTTGGGCCAGATAGCTTGTCATCCCCGCGCTCAGGCCGCCGCCGCCCACGGGCAGCACCACCATATCGGGCGCATGGTCCATTTGGGCCAGCATTTCGACCGCCACGCTGGCTTGGCCTTCGATCACGTCCTCATCATCGAAGGGTGACAGGAAATGCGCGCCGCGTTGCGTGCAAAACGCTTGCGCCGCCGCCAGCGACTGGTCGAACGTGTCGCCGGTCAGTTCGATCGTGACCTGCGCCCCGCCGAAACTGCGGGTTTTCATGATCTTCTGTTGCGGCGTCGTGACCGGCATGAAGATCGTGCCCTGCACCCCGAAATGACGGCAGGCAAAGGCCACGCCCTGCGCATGGTTGCCCGCACTTGCGCACACAAACGCGCGCCCCTCTGGCACCCGGTCCAACTGTTTGCGCATGGCGTTCAGGGCACCGCGAATCTTGTAGCTGCGCACGGGGCTTAGGTCTTCGCGCTTCAGCCAGATTTCGGCGCTGTATTTCTGCGACAGGTAGTCATTGCGCAGCAGCGGTGTGGGTGGAAACAGCGCGCGCATGGGCGCGCAAGCGGCGGTCGCGCGGGCGGCAAAGTCGGTCATACCAGCGCGGTCTCCAGCTTGCGGCGCACCGTGTCCGGCATGGCGGTGGACCCGCGCGTGGCGGGGTCGAAAAACACCTCGACCACTTCATAAGTGGCGTGCAGCGCGCCGGTATCGGCATGGCGCATCTCGAACAGGAAGGTGCAGCTTTTCGTGCCGATCTTGGTGACCACCCCGGTAATCACGATCAGGTCACCGGCCTGCAATTCGGCCACGAACCGCGTGCAGGCCTGCGCAGTCACGGTATGCACGCCGTGCTCGGCCAGCATATCACGGTAGGCCAGCCCCAGCCGGGTCCACATATGGTAGCAGGCATCGTCGAAAAATGGCGCGTAATGGCGCACGTTCATATGCCCGAAATGGTCGTGGTGCCACGGGTGGATCACCCCGCGCAAAAGCTCTGGCGCCATGTCGCCCCCTTTGTCGTTCAAACCCTTGGCATAGCATATCCGGGCGCGGTGCAAACCCCGTGCGGCCTCTTGCAGCAGGGGCGCAAAGCCAATAGACCGCTTGCCAACCGCGATCCTTGCAATGTTCGGAGCCACCATGCCCAGCCATGCCCCCAAGAAAGTCGTGCTCGCCTATTCCGGCGGGTTGGATACGTCCATCATCCTGAAATGGCTGCAAACCGAATACGGGTGCGAGGTCGTGACCTTCACCGCCGATTTGGGGCAGGGAGAAGAGTTGGACCCCGCCCGCAAGAAAGCCGAACTTTTGGGCATCGCGCCCGAAAACATCTACATTGAAGATCTGCGCGAAGAATTCGTGCGCGATTTCGTCTTCCCCATGTTCCGCGCAAACGCGGTCTATGAGGGGCTGTATCTGCTCGGCACCTCTATCGCGCGCCCGCTCATTTCCAAGCGGCTGGTCGAGATCGCGGCCCAGACCGGGGCCGATGCCGTGGCCCATGGGGCGACCGGCAAGGGCAATGACCAGGTCCGGTTCGAACTGTCCGCCTATGCGCTGAACCCCGATATCAAGGTCATCGCACCGTGGCGGGAATGGGATCTGACCTCGCGCACCAAGCTCTTGGAATTCGCCGAAGCGCACCAGATCCCGATCGCCAAGGACAAGCGCGGCGAAGCGCCGTTCTCGGTCGATGCGAACCTGCTGCACACCTCGTCTGAAGGCAAGGTGCTGGAAGACCCGGCAGAGGACGCGCCCGATTACGTCTACCAGCGTACGGTCGCGCCAGAGGCCGCGCCCGATACGCCCGAATACGTGGAAATCAGCTTCGAGCGTGGCGACGCCACCGCCATCAATGGCGAGGCGCTCTCGCCCGCGACCATTCTGACCAAGCTGAACGAGCTGGGCGGCAAGCACGGCATCGGGCGGCTGGATTTCGTGGAAAACCGTTTCGTCGGCATGAAATCGCGCGGAATCTATGAAACGCCGGGCGGCACGTTGCTTCTGGAAGCGCATCGCGGGATCGAACAGATCACGCTGGATTCCGGCGCGGGCCATCTGAAAGACAGCCTCATGCCACGCTATGCCGAACTGATCTACAACGGCTTCTGGTTCTCGCCCGAGCGCGAGATGTTGCAGGCACTTATCGACAAAAGCCAGGAACATGTCACCGGAACGGTGCGCCTGAAACTTTACAAAGGGTCGGTGCGCTGCGTGGGCCGTTGGTCGGACCATTCGCTTTACTCCGAAGCCCATGTCACGTTTGAAGACGACGCGGGCGCCTATGACCAGAAAGATGCCGCAGGCTTCATTCAGTTGAACGCGCTGCGCCTGAAACTGCTGGCCGCGCGCGACCGGCGGTTGCGGGGCTAAGCCCCGTCCTCTTGCCCCAAATGCTCTTGCCGGGGGCGCATTTTCGCCCCCGGCCCCTCTGCCAAGGAAAGGCCGCGCCATGACCAAACCCGTCGTTTTGTGCATCCTTGATGGTTGGGGATTGAACGCTCAGCGCGCGGGCAATGCGGTGGCGCAGGCGAATACCCCCAATTTCGACCGCCTTATGGCAGATTGCCCCAATGCCACGCTTATCACCCACGGCCCCGATGTGGGCCTGCCGCGCGGGCAGATGGGCAATTCCGAAGTGGGGCATACCAATATCGGCGCAGGCCGCGTGGTGGCGATGGATCTGGGGCAAATTGATCTTGCCATTGAAGAGGGCAGCTTTGCCCAAAACCCAGCCTTGGGCGAGTTCATCACCAAGCTGAAAACCACCGGCGGCACGGCGCATGTGTTTGGCGTGGTGTCGGATGGCGGGGTGCACGGCCATATCACCCATATGAAAGCGGCGGTGGCCGCACTGGCAGCGGCGGGCGTGCCGGTCGCCATTCACGCCATCACCGATGGGCGCGATGTGGCGCCCAAATGCGCCGAAGCATTCTTGGCCGATCTGCAAGCCAGCCTGCCGCAAGCTGCGCGTATTGCCACCGTCATTGGCCGTTACTGGGCCATGGACCGCGACAACCGATGGGAGCGCGTGGAACGCGCGTGGCGCGCGATCACGCTGGCCGAGGGTGAACAGGTCGCCAACCCAGCGCAGGCCGTGGCGCAAGCCTATGCGCGGGGCGAAACGGATGAATTCCTATCGCCTAGCATTATTGGCAATTACAGAGGCGCGCGCGGGGGGGACGGGGTGTTCTGCCTGAACTTCCGCGCCGACCGGGCGCGCGAAATCCTTGCGGCACTTGGCGCGCCCAGCTTCACCGGCTTCAACCGGGGCCAGCCGCCGCATTGGGCGGCGATGTTGGGCATGGTCGATTACTCGACCGCGCATAACGCGTTTATGACCACCGCTTACCCCAAGAACCAAGTCAAGAACGGTTTGGGCGAATGGGTGGGCGCGCATGGTTTGCGCCAGTTCCGGCTGGCCGAGACAGAGAAATACCCCCATGTCACCTTCTTCCTGAATGGTGGCACCGAAGCGCAAGCCGAGGGCGAGGATCGCGCCATGCCCGCCAGCCCCAAGGTCGCCACTTACGATCTGCAACCCGAAATGTCGGCGGGCGAGGTGACGGATAAACTGGTTGCCGCCATCGGCGCGGGCTATGACCTGATCGTGGTCAACTATGCCAATCCCGACATGGTCGGCCATACGGGCGATCTGGAGGCCGCGAAACGCGCCTGCGAAGCGGTGGATGCGGGGCTTGGGGCGGCCCTTACGGCGCTTGACGCGGCTGGCGGTGCAATGCTGGTCTGTGCAGACCATGGCAATTGCGAAACCATGATCGACCCAGATACCGGCGGCCCGCATACCGCGCATACGCTCAACCCGGTTCCGGTGGTGTTGGTCGGCGGGCCTGCGGGCGCGGGCCTGCGCGACGGGCGGCTGGCCGATGTCGCGCCCACCATTCTTGCCTTGTTGGGGCTGGACCAGCCATCCGAGATGACCGGTCAAAGCCTGATCGTCCCATGACATTGTGGCGCGCGGCCTGTCTGGCGGTTGCGCTATATGCCACGCCCGCGTTGGCGGACCCGGCAAGCCGCGCGCTGGAAGCCGCGCGTGCGCTGGAAGCGGCAACCGAAACGCTGCAAGCCGCCACCCGCCAGAAAGACCGCATAGAGGCGCTGACCCAGACGGTGCAAGCCTACGAGGTCGGGCTGGCCGCGCTGCGCGAAGGCCTGCGCGAGGCGCAACTTGCCGAGGCCGCCCAGACACGTGCCCTGTCAGACCGCAGCGCCGATCTTAGCCGGTTGCTGGCGGTGTTGATGGGCACGGCCAGCCTTGATGACGCCACGGTGCTGGCGCATCCCGAAGGCGCGCTTGCCGCGGCGCGTGCGGGCCTGTCGCTGCGCGACGTGGCCCCGGCACTGGGGGCCGAAGTGGCCGATCTGCGCGACGCGCTGGATGACATTTCCGCCCTACGCCGTGCGCGCCAATACGGGCTTTTGGCTTTGGAGCAGGGCCTGTCGGTTGCGCAACAGGCCCGGCTGGCACTGACACAGGCGATTGCCGAACGCGGCCCGCTTCCCAAGCGCCTGTCCGAAGACCCCGACGCAATGGCCGCGCTTGCCGCCAGCGCCGCGTCACTGGATGCCTTCGCGCAGGATTTGGCGTCGCGCAGCCCGG
The DNA window shown above is from Roseibaca calidilacus and carries:
- a CDS encoding CoA pyrophosphatase, with amino-acid sequence MDDRLRAALALPANASSDFDLNPALRQGPARKLRPAAVLIAVDDAGGVILTKRASHLRHHPGQIAFPGGRQDATDPDLATTALREAREEIGLDAGQVRILGTLPTHETVTGFLVTPFVARLDGAFTPRPEPGEVAEVFRTPLAHVIDPACYVIERRIWRGQWRHFYAVPWGPYYIWGASARILRGLAERMARCA
- a CDS encoding NUDIX domain-containing protein; amino-acid sequence: MIRRFGEARVDGQRYTRRHGAYAIVLSGDSVLLTHQAWPDDEWQLPGGGIDAGESALQALRREVLEETGWRVRPVRRLGAFRRFCYMPDYALWAEKLCTIYIAQPVRPVALPSEPGHSAHWCPVAKAVTLLGNDGDRAFLAALL
- a CDS encoding ABC transporter ATP-binding protein, with the translated sequence MLQKTDPTQKPTLAFRLAGLIDGFAHADGPPPQSLLRFMLWSVKGSWPVLALATVISAIVGTTEVISALLLGQIIDAAVGTGAQGFIAAHGWLITGFVVFFMVVRPLAFGISSAANSIVVQPNIFVLVQSRLNRWTLGQPVTFFDNDFAGRIAQKQVQTARALTDVANETINTMAFALSSIIGSVVLLFTIDPRMALVLAVWLVGYLWLIRYFLPQVRERSGKRAGARAKVSGQVVDTISNIKTVKLFAHADFEDRAALNAMSVFRDRSVEFGEVQVWFRFGLMLVAGILPVLLIGGTLWLWSAGMASTGDIAAAGAVAIRIAQMTGWVSFVLMAIYSNIGEIEDGMRTLTPCPDLTDAKGAVEIGRAEGAVAFEDVGFAYGRDAGGVDGLSLAVAKGEKIGIVGASGAGKSTLVALLLRLYDVEAGRITLDGRDIRQITQESLRRNIAMVTQETAMFNRSALENIRYGRPDATRAEIEAAAKAAEAHDFIKDLQDHEGRRGYDAQLGERGVRLSGGQRQRIALARAFLKNAPILVLDEATSALDSEVEAAVQDALQPLMQGKTVLAIAHRLSTIAQLDRIVVLDAGRILEQGTHEQLLAKGGTYARFWARQSGGFLGTDETSEIA
- a CDS encoding PP2C family protein-serine/threonine phosphatase, producing the protein MTPQDTFATATIGAKQALVVDDSAAQRLVLAKNLERWGYQVTQAASGDTALQLCQTNRFDLILSDWMMPGMNGLDFCRAFRALDHESYSYFILLTSNNEKNAVAEGLNVGADDFLSKPVGTSELRARIFAGERLLAMERQVKARNEELQAALRKLQALYDAVDRDLMEARKLQQSMIRDRFHDFGGSQLSLMLHSSGHVGGDMVGTFPINAQRIGIYSLDVSGHGVAAALLGARIGGMFGGAQSQNIALTRNFTTGQMEAVAPHDVAARMNSLMLQEIDTEAYLTVAYADLDLTTGRLVIVQAGHPHPVIQRQDGTIEFIGEGGLPIGLIDGATYTSFEAELRPGDRLFLYSDGITECADQDDNEFGENGLRELFTKLADQRGLSLLDALKWELALWSGRDEFSDDVSGALLEFSAYKTVCPNAHSYYPEQPADS
- a CDS encoding Hpt domain-containing protein, encoding MIDWSRVSELHEEVGDDALGEVLELFSSEVAEGLARLAQANSATAIAAEFHFLKGAALNLGLDEVAQICAKGEENARNGVMTEAQRLAVTEQFPASCQELSSQWRDRIGAN
- the ilvA gene encoding threonine ammonia-lyase IlvA — encoded protein: MTDFAARATAACAPMRALFPPTPLLRNDYLSQKYSAEIWLKREDLSPVRSYKIRGALNAMRKQLDRVPEGRAFVCASAGNHAQGVAFACRHFGVQGTIFMPVTTPQQKIMKTRSFGGAQVTIELTGDTFDQSLAAAQAFCTQRGAHFLSPFDDEDVIEGQASVAVEMLAQMDHAPDMVVLPVGGGGLSAGMTSYLAQTAPGCALRYVEPAGGASLQAALRAGEPVTLPRIDSFVDGASVARIGARTFARLRHVAPDHVLIAPENRICITMLDLLNVEGLVLEPAGALSLDVLDSLREQIAGKTVVCVVSGGNFDFERLPEVKERAMRFAGTKKYLLLRLPQRPGALRDFLGILGPEDDIARFEYLKKTARNFGTVLLGIETTNPDNFSGLFSRLDDAGFAYSDITEDEIMANFVI
- a CDS encoding CCA tRNA nucleotidyltransferase; translation: MRVSGDWLENDRTQKVLGLLTGAGHAAYAVGGCVRNAALGEVVTDVDIATSARPQQVIALAEAANLRAVPTGLAHGTVTLVVDGEGFEVTTFRRDVATDGRHAEVAFSDRMEDDAARRDFTMNSLYADAAGHVLDPLGGMDDLRARRLRFVGDPAQRIAEDYLRILRFFRFHAQYGDPDHGLDPDGLAACADGAEGLARLSAERVTGELRKLLSAHDPSPSVAAMHHASVLVRVLPGADPRGLAPLVHLDAGVPPRWLRRLAVLGGETSALRLTKAEARDLTCLRGALGDMTAPALLGYRLGAELGTDAVLARAATFESPLPPDWQAEIARGASARFPIRAADLPGLDGAALGQRLKALEARWITSDFRATRDDLLG
- a CDS encoding Hsp33 family molecular chaperone HslO — translated: MSIGEQIAWDDTVLPFQLDNSDIRGRVARLDGALEKVLEKHNYPPLVEALVAEATLLTAMIGQTIKLRWKLSLQIRGDGPLRLIATDYYAPEEEGAPARIRAYASFDGDRLAENTNPYTQIGQGYFAILIDQGPDMTPYQGITPLAGQSLSACAETYFAQSEQLPTRFALSFGRATLPGQAQAWRAGGVMLQHMPGNSEAPKRDTAEQAENWTRANMLLDTVEELELIGPHVGPPELLARLFHEEAPRVYDPQPVHFGCSCSEDKVRSTLSIYSAKDIATMTTEDGKVTADCQFCGAHYVMDPATLGFEGKDG
- a CDS encoding GNAT family N-acetyltransferase codes for the protein MIRPAILADAQTIRACSRAAFARYVGRMGREPAPMQTDPAAAIVAAEAYVATGPDGRILGHVICRHAGGDMVLDTLAVWPDDAGRGVGKRLVAHVEALARQQGLDAVTLYTNAAMTENLPFYESLGYTRIARQMQDGFDRVFFRKSLSAG